The following are encoded in a window of Hallerella porci genomic DNA:
- a CDS encoding fibrobacter succinogenes major paralogous domain-containing protein, with the protein MNKFKTLLFLAAFSGIGLWGCDDSSSASSNGPDESATAESSSSLKDSDTAEDLSSSIDKAQESSSSMKYSSSEDKNSSSSVEKSNSSSSYVADYCKEGDIDTLYQEKRTVYVHCDGGYWKTDSIVYDPQPKEYPVMDSLFETKYSTYGEFEDPRDHQSYKTVILNMHDGDGMIVEGEKIEVFAQNLNYGEMIDTSKKIHDDTKVEKYCDLNDEWFCDNGWGGGRYTWSEAMGLSAKYDSVLWKDTVGGDTRIHQGLCPGGGI; encoded by the coding sequence ATGAACAAGTTCAAGACATTACTTTTTCTGGCCGCGTTTAGCGGAATTGGCCTTTGGGGCTGTGACGATTCTTCGTCGGCCTCTAGCAATGGACCGGACGAAAGTGCGACGGCGGAGTCTTCTTCAAGTTTAAAAGACTCTGATACTGCCGAAGACTTATCCTCGTCGATTGATAAGGCTCAGGAATCCAGTTCCTCGATGAAGTATTCTTCAAGTGAAGATAAGAATAGTAGCTCGTCGGTGGAGAAGTCGAATAGTAGTTCTTCATATGTTGCCGATTATTGCAAGGAAGGCGATATTGATACATTGTATCAAGAAAAACGAACGGTGTATGTTCACTGTGATGGTGGGTATTGGAAAACGGATTCTATCGTCTATGATCCCCAACCCAAAGAATACCCAGTGATGGATAGTTTGTTTGAAACGAAATATTCTACTTATGGAGAATTTGAAGATCCCCGTGACCATCAGTCGTATAAGACAGTCATCCTAAACATGCATGATGGAGATGGAATGATTGTTGAGGGCGAAAAGATCGAAGTATTTGCCCAAAATTTAAACTACGGCGAGATGATTGATACTAGTAAAAAAATACACGATGACACTAAGGTGGAAAAGTATTGTGACTTGAATGACGAGTGGTTCTGCGACAACGGCTGGGGGGGGGGGCGATACACCTGGAGCGAAGCGATGGGCTTATCAGCTAAGTATGACTCAGTGCTTTGGAAGGATACCGTAGGTGGAGACACTAGAATTCATCAGGGCTTGTGTCCGGGGGGGGGCATATAA
- a CDS encoding IS3 family transposase: protein MAYRRDFKDLEDVREAVFRYIELFYNRKKLHSSLGYMTPVEYRLSKQAA, encoded by the coding sequence ATGGCCTACAGGCGTGACTTCAAGGACCTCGAAGACGTGCGGGAGGCCGTTTTCAGGTACATCGAGCTGTTCTACAACCGCAAAAAACTCCACAGTTCGCTCGGATACATGACCCCGGTCGAATATAGGCTGTCAAAACAGGCTGCCTAG